DNA from Kitasatospora herbaricolor:
AACCGCCCTGCGAGGCGTGGTGCACCCGGTGGTGGGACGGCGTGTTGAAGACGAACTCGACGGGGCGCGGCAGCCGGCCGATCCGCTCGGTGTGGATCCAGAACTGGTAGACCAGGTTGGCCGAGGAGCAGAAGGCCAGCGCGGCGGGGTGCACGCCGGCCAGGATCATCGGGACGTAGAAGACCCAGCTGGTGGCGCTGGTCCAGGGCTGGCGGAGCGCCGTGGACAGGTTGTAGTGCTTGCTGGAGTGGTGCACCACGTGGCAGGCCCAGAGGACCCGGATCATGTGGTGGCCGCGGTGCGACCAGTAGTAGCAGAAGTCCTGCGCCAGCAGCATCAGCGGCACCGTCCACCACAGGACCGGCACCCGGAGCGGGGTCAGCTCGTACAGGGCCGCGTAGGCCGCCAGGATCGGGATCTTCCAGAGCGCGTCGAAGACCAGGCTGCCGAGGCCCATGGTGAGGCTGGTCGTGGTGTCCCGCGGGCTGTAGCCCTGCTCGTCCTCGTCCGGACGGAACCGGTAGGAGACGATCTCCAGGACGGTGAGCAGCACAAAGGCGGGTATCGACCACAGCACCACGTCGGGCAGGTTCGGCATGTCCGGCACCATAGGCGACGCCGGGTGCCGGGCGGAAGGGGTTGTTACCGGCGCGTAGCCCGAGGGGCGTCCGCCGGACAATTCGCGGCGTCACCCGGTTGCTGCCACCGGCCGCCGTGCCCACCGACTAATCTGGTCCACGACATGGATCAGCAGGAGCACGGGGCCGGCACCGTCAGGGTGCCCGGCGGCACGTCGGACGGGCGCACGGGCGGGGCGGGGCTGGGCGCCACCGACGCCTGCGTCGCCGTGCGCGACAGCCGTCCTGACGGCGTACCGGGCGGGCTCCCCGGCGAGCGGC
Protein-coding regions in this window:
- a CDS encoding sterol desaturase family protein, translated to MPNLPDVVLWSIPAFVLLTVLEIVSYRFRPDEDEQGYSPRDTTTSLTMGLGSLVFDALWKIPILAAYAALYELTPLRVPVLWWTVPLMLLAQDFCYYWSHRGHHMIRVLWACHVVHHSSKHYNLSTALRQPWTSATSWVFYVPMILAGVHPAALAFCSSANLVYQFWIHTERIGRLPRPVEFVFNTPSHHRVHHASQGGYLDRNFGGILILFDRAFGSFAAETTRPVYGLTKNLDTFNPLRVATHEYASIARDLAAADNWRDRLHHLTKGPGWQPVRPDRPEGNAA